The following are encoded together in the Bos mutus isolate GX-2022 chromosome 3, NWIPB_WYAK_1.1, whole genome shotgun sequence genome:
- the MMACHC gene encoding cyanocobalamin reductase / alkylcobalamin dealkylase, producing the protein MEPLVAELKQKIEDTLCPFGFEVYPFQVAWYNALLPPAFHLPLPGPTLAFLVLSTPAMFDRALKPFLQSHHLQPLTDPVDQCVAYHLGRVRESLPELQIEVIADYEVHPNRRPKILAQTAAHVAGAAYYYQRQDVESDPWGTQHIAGVCIHPRFGGWFAIRGVVLLRGTEVPNLPPTKPVDCVPTRADRISLLERFNFHWRDWTYRDAVTPQERYSEEQKAYFSTPPAQRLALLGLLQPSEEPSSPSQELHITTLLSKKPQNPRRGWLSPTVSPPISPGP; encoded by the exons ATGGAGCCGCTAGTCGCAGAGCTGAAGCAGAAGATTGAGGACACGTTGTGCCCTTTTGGCTTCGAAGTTTACCCCTTCCAG GTGGCATGGTACAATGCACTCCTGCCTCCAGCCTTCCACCTACCCCTGCCAGGACCTACACTGGCCTTCCTGGTACTCAGCACACCTGCCATGTTTGACCGGGCCCTCAAGCCCTTCCTGCAGAGCCACCACCTCCAACCACTGACTGACCCTGTGGACCAGTGTGTGGCCTACCACCTGGGCCGAGTTAGAGAG AGCCTCCCAGAGCTGCAGATAGAAGTCATCGCTGACTACGAGGTACACCCCAACCGGCGCCCCAAGATCCTGGCCCAGACAGCAGCCCATGTAGCAGGGGCTGCTTACTACTACCAGCGACAGGACGTGGAGTCTGACCCTTGGGGGACCCAG CACATAGCAGGTGTGTGCATACATCCCAGGTTTGGGGGCTGGTTTGCCATCCGAGGGGTGGTGCTACTGCGAGGAACAGAGGTGCCGAATCTGCCACCCACAAAGCCCGTTGACTGTGTACCCACAAGAGCTGACCGCATCAGCCTGCTTGAACGCTTCAATTTCCATTGGCGTGACTGGACTTACCGGGATGCTGTGACACCTCAGGAGCGCTACTCAGAAGAGCAGAAGGCATACTTTTCCACTCCTCCTGCCCAACGCTTGGCCTTACTGGGCTTGCTTCAGCCCTCAGAGGAGCCTAGCTCTCCATCCCAAGAGCTTCACATCACTACACTCTTATCCAAGAAGCCTCAGAATCCCAGGAGAGGCTGGCTCAGTCCCACAGTTTCCCCACCTATATCCCCTGGACCCTGA
- the PRDX1 gene encoding peroxiredoxin-1 — protein sequence MSSGNAKIGHRAPQFKATAVMPDGQFKDISLADYKGKYVVFFFYPLDFTFVCPTEIIAFSDRAEEFKKLNCQVIGASVDSHFCHLAWINTPKKQGGLGPMNIPLISDPKRTIAQDYGVLKADEGISFRGLFIIDDKGILRQITINDLPVGRSVDETLRLVQAFQFTDKHGEVCPAGWKPGSDTIKPDVQKSKEYFSKQK from the exons ATGTCTTCAGGGAATGCCAAAATTGGGCACCGTGCCCCCCAGTTCAAAGCAACAGCTGTTATGCCAGATGGTCAGTTCAAGGATATCAGCCTAGCTGACTACAAAG gaaaatatgTTGTGTTCTTCTTttacccacttgacttcacctttgTGTGCCCCACGGAGATCATTGCTTTCAGTGATAGGGCAGAAGAATTTAAGAAACTCAACTGCCAAGTGATTGGTGCTTCTGTGGATTCTCACTTCTGTCACCTGGCATG GATCAACACACCCAAGAAACAAGGAGGACTGGGACCCATGAACATTCCCTTGATATCAGACCCCAAGCGCACCATTGCTCAGGACTATGGGGTCTTAAAGGCTGATGAAGGCATCTCATTCAG gggCCTTTTTATTATTGATGATAAAGGAATCCTTCGACAGATCACCATAAACGACCTTCCTGTTGGCCGCTCTGTGGATGAGACGCTGAGACTAGTTCAGGCCTTCCAGTTTACTGACAAACATGGGGAAG TGTGCCCAGCTGGCTGGAAGCCTGGCAGTGATACCATCAAGCCTGATGTCCAGAAGAGCAAAGAATATTTCTCTAAGCAGAAGTGA